One part of the Mesorhizobium sp. M4B.F.Ca.ET.058.02.1.1 genome encodes these proteins:
- a CDS encoding alanine racemase produces MSAYFADLSEALRQAGIFQPALVLDRDRLDRNIALVKDRLAPGLAVRLVDKSLASMPLLQHIAGALGSSRFMTFHPPITQAVLDAFPEADLLYGKPMPVGAARAALTKGGAGWSRVCWLIDTDQRLAEYGALAAELGTELRFAFEVDVGLHRGGFASPEDIKALTIPNGLRCEGIMAYEAHAPEIPGLFGGQAGALGKAQALAEEFADSLGEDQRRILNIGGSKTALLHHGGVANEVSIGSAFVLPSDFDVPGLDGLQPAAFIATPILKVVEPVLPGPASVSRMLTALGLFPRKGCYLYGGKWMAGPVFPEGMKVNSLMGLSSNQQFMALPAGADVKPGDCAFLRPTQSEAVLQHFGSIAVFSAGHIVERWPALPMG; encoded by the coding sequence ATGAGCGCCTATTTCGCCGATCTCTCCGAGGCGCTGAGGCAAGCCGGCATCTTCCAGCCCGCGCTCGTGCTCGACCGCGACCGGCTCGACCGCAACATCGCGCTGGTGAAGGACAGACTGGCGCCGGGCCTCGCCGTGCGGCTGGTCGACAAGTCGCTCGCCTCCATGCCGCTGCTCCAGCATATTGCCGGCGCGCTCGGCTCCAGCCGTTTCATGACTTTCCATCCGCCGATTACGCAGGCCGTGCTCGACGCCTTTCCCGAGGCGGATCTGCTTTACGGCAAGCCGATGCCGGTCGGCGCGGCGAGAGCCGCGCTCACCAAGGGCGGCGCCGGCTGGTCGCGCGTCTGCTGGCTGATCGACACCGACCAGCGGCTGGCCGAGTATGGCGCGCTGGCGGCCGAACTTGGCACCGAACTGCGCTTTGCCTTCGAGGTCGATGTCGGGCTGCATCGCGGCGGCTTCGCCAGCCCCGAAGACATAAAGGCGCTGACCATCCCGAACGGCCTGCGCTGCGAAGGTATCATGGCCTACGAGGCGCATGCGCCGGAGATTCCCGGCCTGTTCGGCGGCCAGGCCGGCGCGCTGGGGAAAGCCCAGGCGCTGGCCGAGGAATTCGCCGACAGCCTCGGCGAGGACCAGCGCCGCATCCTGAACATAGGCGGCTCGAAGACGGCGTTGCTGCACCATGGCGGGGTCGCCAACGAAGTCTCGATCGGCTCCGCTTTCGTGCTGCCCAGCGATTTCGACGTCCCCGGCCTGGATGGCCTCCAGCCTGCAGCCTTCATCGCGACGCCGATCCTGAAGGTGGTGGAGCCGGTGCTGCCGGGGCCGGCCTCGGTGTCCCGCATGCTCACGGCGCTTGGCCTGTTCCCGCGCAAGGGCTGCTATCTCTACGGCGGCAAGTGGATGGCCGGGCCGGTGTTCCCGGAGGGAATGAAGGTAAACAGCCTGATGGGCCTGTCCTCCAACCAGCAGTTCATGGCCCTGCCGGCCGGAGCCGACGTAAAGCCCGGCGACTGCGCCTTCCTGCGTCCGACGCAGAGCGAGGCCGTGCTGCAGCATTTCGGCTCGATCGCGGTGTTTTCGGCCGGACATATTGTCGAGCGCTGGCCGGCGTTGCCGATGGGGTGA